From Camelus dromedarius isolate mCamDro1 chromosome X, mCamDro1.pat, whole genome shotgun sequence, one genomic window encodes:
- the CLIC2 gene encoding chloride intracellular channel protein 2 yields MAGPRPSSQADPEIELFVKAGSDGESIGSCPFCQRLFMILWLKGVKFNVTTVDITRKPEELKDLAPGTNPPFLVYNKELKTDFIKIEEFLEQTLAPPRYPHLSPKNKESFDVGCNLFAKFSAYIKNTQKEANKNFEKSLLREFKRLDDYLNTPLLDEIDPDSAEELTVSRRLFLDGDQLTLADCSLLPKLNIIKVAAKKYRDFDIPGEFSGVWRYLQNAYAREEFTHTCPEDKEIENTYASVAKQKS; encoded by the exons GCTGGAAGTGACGGGGAGAGTATTGGAAGCTGTCCCTTTTGCCAACGCCTTTTTATGATCCTCTGGCTTAAAGGAGTTAAATTCAATGTGACTACTGTTGACATTACCAG AAAACCTGAAGAGCTGAAGGACTTAGCCCCAGGTACCAATCCTCCCTTCCTGGTGTATAACAAGGAGTTGAAAacagacttcattaaaattgagGAGTTTCTAGAACAGACACTGGCTCCTCCAAG GTATCCTCATCTGAGTCCCAAGAACAAGGAGTCCTTTGATGTGGGCTGTAATCTCTTTGCCAAGTTTTCTGCATACATTAAGAATACACAAAAGGAGGCAAATAAGA ATTTTGAAAAATCTCTGCTTAGAGAATTTAAGCGTCTGGATGACTACTTAAACACCCCACTTCTGGATGAAATTGATCCAGACAGTGCTGAGGAACTCACAGTTTCCAGAAGATTGTTCTTGGATGGGGATCAGCTGACACTGGCTGACTGCAGTTTGTTACCAAAACTGAACATTATTAAA GTTGCTGCAAAGAAATACCGTGACTTTGACATTCCAGGAGAATTCTCAGGTGTCTGGCGCTATCTCCAGAATGCTTATGCCCGTGAAGAATTTACCCACACGTGTCCTGAagacaaagaaattgaaaataccTATGCAAGTGTGGCTAAACAGAAGAGTTAG